Proteins co-encoded in one Salvia splendens isolate huo1 chromosome 4, SspV2, whole genome shotgun sequence genomic window:
- the LOC121800311 gene encoding uncharacterized protein LOC121800311 isoform X2 produces MSISEKLLVIEPQELTFRFELMKNASCTIRLRSNSSRHVAFKVMTTSPEKYFVKPNNGILSPGSTCHVEVTMRAPEEVPPNMECKDKFLIKSVLASPDDTVAKTRKLQQSPNLDRSGGGSSILKGRSSNSTQLGGKNEWLGDNLYMKAVAVLFLSLIFLYLVMRILPVIWSWMFVATFFVIKMAKRLVSDSVEDWVVKTLVYICLHFFTVVFQQRKRSRSGRETGVPVVR; encoded by the exons ATGTCCATCTCCGAAAAGCTTCTCGTAATCGAACCTCAAGAGCTCACCTTCCGCT TTGAGTTAATGAAAAATGCATCTTGCACGATTCGATTGCGCAGTAACTCCTCCAGGCATGTTGCTTTTaag GTTATGACTACCAGTCCAGAAAAGTACTTTGTTAAACCAAATAATGGAATTCTTTCGCCTGGATCAACTTGTCACGTTGAAG TTACTATGCGCGCTCCAGAGGAGGTCCCTCCGAACATGGAGTGCAAGGATAAGTTTCTGATCAAGAGTGTTCTTGCAAGTCCTGATGACACGGTTGCTAAAACACGAAAACTG CAGCAGTCACCAAATTTGGATAGATCAGGAGGAGGCTCTTCAATCTTGAAAGGAAGAAGTTCGAATAGTACTCAG CTCGGGGGCAAGAACGAGTGGCTTGGTGACAATCTGTACATGAAGGCCGTCGCTGTTCTGTTTCTGAGTTTGATCTTTTTGTACCTCGTCATGAGGATTCTCCCAGTGATATG GAGTTGGATGTTTGTGGCGACGTTTTTTGTAATAAAGATGGCAAAGAGGCTGGTTTCGGATTCAGTTGAGGATTGGGTAGTCAAGACTCTCGTCTACATCTGTCTTCATTTCTTTACTGTTGTTTTCCAGCAGCGTAAGAGAAGCAGATCCGGCCGTGAAACTGGAGTTCCCGTTGTCAGATGA
- the LOC121800311 gene encoding vesicle-associated protein 1-2-like isoform X1: MSISEKLLVIEPQELTFRFELMKNASCTIRLRSNSSRHVAFKVMTTSPEKYFVKPNNGILSPGSTCHVEVTMRAPEEVPPNMECKDKFLIKSVLASPDDTVAKTRKLFNDRAHAVGDYKLRVVYVLPQQQQSPNLDRSGGGSSILKGRSSNSTQLGGKNEWLGDNLYMKAVAVLFLSLIFLYLVMRILPVIWSWMFVATFFVIKMAKRLVSDSVEDWVVKTLVYICLHFFTVVFQQRKRSRSGRETGVPVVR; the protein is encoded by the exons ATGTCCATCTCCGAAAAGCTTCTCGTAATCGAACCTCAAGAGCTCACCTTCCGCT TTGAGTTAATGAAAAATGCATCTTGCACGATTCGATTGCGCAGTAACTCCTCCAGGCATGTTGCTTTTaag GTTATGACTACCAGTCCAGAAAAGTACTTTGTTAAACCAAATAATGGAATTCTTTCGCCTGGATCAACTTGTCACGTTGAAG TTACTATGCGCGCTCCAGAGGAGGTCCCTCCGAACATGGAGTGCAAGGATAAGTTTCTGATCAAGAGTGTTCTTGCAAGTCCTGATGACACGGTTGCTAAAACACGAAAACTG TTCAACGACAGAGCACACGCCGTTGGAGATTACAAACTGAGGGTTGTTTATGTTCTTCCACAACAGCAGCAGTCACCAAATTTGGATAGATCAGGAGGAGGCTCTTCAATCTTGAAAGGAAGAAGTTCGAATAGTACTCAG CTCGGGGGCAAGAACGAGTGGCTTGGTGACAATCTGTACATGAAGGCCGTCGCTGTTCTGTTTCTGAGTTTGATCTTTTTGTACCTCGTCATGAGGATTCTCCCAGTGATATG GAGTTGGATGTTTGTGGCGACGTTTTTTGTAATAAAGATGGCAAAGAGGCTGGTTTCGGATTCAGTTGAGGATTGGGTAGTCAAGACTCTCGTCTACATCTGTCTTCATTTCTTTACTGTTGTTTTCCAGCAGCGTAAGAGAAGCAGATCCGGCCGTGAAACTGGAGTTCCCGTTGTCAGATGA